The nucleotide sequence GACCAAAAACTACCTTGACTGGGGGGCTGGACCAAGAGCTTCTCAGAACCTTGTTTTGGCAGCAAAATGCAATGCTTTGCAAAATGGGAAATATTCACCGGATATTGAAGATGTTAAAGAAGTAGCATTGCCCATATTAAGGCACAGGATTGTAAGGAACTTTAAAGCTGAAGCCGAAGGTATTTCAGTAGAAGATATTATTAATAAACTTTTGTAAGCTAAACTTTTTTTAGCTTTATGCTGCCCTTTCGTGATTATGCTATACAAGGTTTAATTGTATAGCATAATTACCAAAGGGCTTTTTTTTGAATAGAATGTAAAACCTTGAATATGCATTAGAACTTGCAATTAGGTAGCGTTGCTATGCTTTACGGCCCCAAAGTGTTGACTTATTATTGTTTTGCTCTCCTATTGTGTACTATTGTTGCCAAAAATTGTGTACATGTTATTACCACTTTAACTTCCTGTCATACCTTTTTGTGAAATTTACGTATAGATACAGGATGTCTAAGTTGATCAATTATGAAAATCTTTACATTTACGGTTGTGTTTTTACTGTCGGTTTCTTTAGGTTTTTCACAAAACAAAGATTTTAAAACCCTTAGAAAGCAATTAAGAAAAGTTAAGACGCTTAAAGATGCTGATAGTTTCATTCAAGAAAATGCTGCTTACTTTGGAGAAGTTATAACATTGCACGCACGCCATGATACAAGTGCTCTAGCTAACTTTTTATTGAACAGTAAGAAAGGAAGCTTTTGGGTTGACGATACGTCAGATGTGCATGTAAACTATATGTTTAAAGTGTTGTCAACTGACGTTCAGCCAGCCTTTAGGGTGAGCTATATATTTATAGATGGGAAAGATTATTCTACCTCTGAAATAGATAGTATAAGAAAAATCATTTTAGATAGAAATAAAGAAGGAGAGCCTTTTGAGCAATTGGCTAGTTTGTTTTCTATGGATAGGAATGCCCAAAAGGGAGGGGACTTGGGTTGGTTTGATGAGAAACAAATGGTCAATGCATTTTCTGAAGCTGTTAAATCGCATGAGCGAGGAGCTGTTTTTACGGTAGATGTTCCTGAGAGAGAGTGGTTTTATGTTATTAAAAATACGCATGACCCTGTTATGTACCAAACAGCCCGCGTGTTAATACTTAAAGAAGCAAAATAGGAGCCTGTTATGAGTTATTTTATACAGCTTCTACTGCATACTCGTTTAGCTTGAGTTAGCGTTTGTTGTACATTTTTTCATTGCTCGGGGGAACTGTTCTGGGCTAAATTTCATTAATTCAGAAATGCAATAGAGTTTTCTATTACGTAGCAAAACAACTTCAAATCAATCCTGCGCCCACATTGATTTATTGCTATTTTGCTCCTCATGACAAAACCTATCGCATATTTCAGGTTAAAGTTGATATAGTCTCAGGAGAAAAAGAGTGAAAATAAAGCATATGATTCTTCCTAAATCCTTTATAAAGGTTCTGTTTTTAACAGTACTTGTTTTGTCTTTTAGATCGGTATCTGCTCAAACTATCCGGTCTACTATTACTGGTGAAGTAGATCCCGAAGGGAAATATTTATTTTATATTCATGATTTTTCTGCCCAATCCAACGGAATGGTAGATATAGACCTGTATGATGAAATATTAAGAAAAATCTGTAATAGCGGTTTTCATGTTATAAGTGAAAACAGAAAGTTTAAGTATGAGTCAGATAGGTATGCGAAGAATGTCGGTGAACAGATTAAGGTTTTATTGAAAGAGGGAGTGCCTGCTGAAAATATCACTGTTACCGGTGTAGGAAAAGGTGTTGAGGTTGCCATGGATGTTGCTCACCTTCTTCGAAAAGATGTTATAAACTATACCTTGGTTAGCTTTGGTGATAATTGGGCTAACATAATTAGTGAAGACACCAAGCGCTTGAGCGGAAATGTTTTATGGGTGAATGCTGCACCTAAATCTAATGCAATAGACTCTTTGGGTTTCTCCCATACGAACAAAAACCTCCAAGCTTTTGAAATCCTTTCTGTTCCAAGTGTACAAAAACTTAGTGAACTTTATAAAAACACCGAAAGCTGGATTGTTCCTGTTGTTAATTGGGCAAATGATCGAATGGTTTACTTAGGGTCGCTTTCTGATAAATTCTTTTCAATTAACCCATTTATTGATGAACAGGTAGAGAAAATTTTTTCAAGCCTATCCGATACCCAACGGGTAGGGCAGATGATCATTACTTCTGCCGGTGAGTTGGGAAAGCCTGACCATGTGGTAAAAGACTTGGTTGAGAAACAGCTTGTGGGCGGTGTTACTTTCATGAAGAACAGTAAGCTGAAACATGTACGCCTAGCTAAGGAATTAAACCAAATTACCGAGTCCTCTGGCGGTGTTCCTTTAATGCTATCAATGGATGCAGAACCTGAGCTTCTTAGT is from Cytophagaceae bacterium ABcell3 and encodes:
- a CDS encoding peptidylprolyl isomerase, with the protein product MKIFTFTVVFLLSVSLGFSQNKDFKTLRKQLRKVKTLKDADSFIQENAAYFGEVITLHARHDTSALANFLLNSKKGSFWVDDTSDVHVNYMFKVLSTDVQPAFRVSYIFIDGKDYSTSEIDSIRKIILDRNKEGEPFEQLASLFSMDRNAQKGGDLGWFDEKQMVNAFSEAVKSHERGAVFTVDVPEREWFYVIKNTHDPVMYQTARVLILKEAK
- a CDS encoding glycoside hydrolase family 3 N-terminal domain-containing protein: MKIKHMILPKSFIKVLFLTVLVLSFRSVSAQTIRSTITGEVDPEGKYLFYIHDFSAQSNGMVDIDLYDEILRKICNSGFHVISENRKFKYESDRYAKNVGEQIKVLLKEGVPAENITVTGVGKGVEVAMDVAHLLRKDVINYTLVSFGDNWANIISEDTKRLSGNVLWVNAAPKSNAIDSLGFSHTNKNLQAFEILSVPSVQKLSELYKNTESWIVPVVNWANDRMVYLGSLSDKFFSINPFIDEQVEKIFSSLSDTQRVGQMIITSAGELGKPDHVVKDLVEKQLVGGVTFMKNSKLKHVRLAKELNQITESSGGVPLMLSMDAEPELLSMRVTGIAKLPSAFSFRTDSVCLNVVDLINRELKEIGVHQNFAPVADLSANNKVIKTRSFCSDADLVCSLSETFIGRTQSDGILATVKHFPGHGLVEGDTHEQSVFIDGDLQELDVFRNLIQGDVLSVMVGHLTIRNNEQYDTEGLPASCSPKIVNGLLKDELGYKGLVVTDALNIMKAVNTIENAPLLASKAGNDLLLMPISEVKTIKSILNEMEKDMEYKDQVYESVKKVLRMKVALGLM